GGACAGTCTGCATCTTGCCGCGATAATAGGGATGCAGCTTTAATGCGTCAGCCGCAGGCTTTTTTGCTTTTGCCAAGAGTTCTTCTTTTGCGATCATTTTCTCTCCTCCCCAACTCTTTTATTGTTTTTTCCTAATCCATCTTCAGCCATTAGGCTTGTTCTGTTGATGTGCCTTAGTACAATTGTATCCAATAAAACATATTTTGCAAGAGGCGAGGTTATTGTTTTTTTGGCTTATACCTGATCCCTTGCAGGGTTTTTCTTTTGGTTTCGCAAATAATAATTTCCAAACGACTTTTAAGCGAGGAAAGTACTAAAATTATTGCGGGGTGAGGTGGAATTATGCAGGGTTATCATGGGAAAGTGTTGCTGATCGATCTGTCCGAAGGGACAAGTGTAAAAAAAGAAGTCACAAAAGATGATGTGCAAAAATACATCGGGGGCAGTGGTTTGGCAGCTAAGCTGCTCTATGAGGAAACCGGGCCGGAAACCGATCCATTGGGGCCGGAAAACCTGCTCATTTTGATGACCGGACCTTATACCGGGACCAAAGTGCCTACTTCCGGCAGGCATGCTGTTGTCAGCAAGTCTCCCCAGACAGGCATCTGGGCGGAGTCCGATATCGGAGGTTCGTGGGGGACGGCTTTAAAAGGAGCGGGAATTGACGGTCTGCTGATCAAAGGCATTGCTCCCAAGCCCGTATATATTTGGATTGACGAAGGAAATGTGGAGATCCGCCAGGCGGACCACCTGTGGGGAAAAGACACCTACCAGTTGGACAATTTAATCAAGGAGGAAACACATCCCAAAGCGGAGATCACCTCCATTGGCCCAGCTGGCGAAAAGATGGTTAAATTTGCATCTATTATGAGCGACGGCAAGGACGGCCGGGCTGCAGGCAGAAGCGGTGTAGGGGCGGTGATGGGGGCTAAAAAACTGAAGGCCATTGCCGTTAAGGGATCCCTGCCCACCACTATTGCCCGCCCGGAGGAGCTGCAGCAATCTATCAAGGAATTGCTCCCGGTATTAACTGCCAATACCAAGGCCAGAAGGGATTTCGGCACTGCAGGTACGGTAATCAGCGCCGAGGATATTGGGGATTTGCCCGTTAAAAACTGGCGGCAGGGTTCGTGGAAAGAAGGGGCGGCAAAGATTTCCGGGCAGCGCATGGCGGAAACCATTCTTACAGGCCGTTACTACTGCGGCTCCTGCGTGATCGGCTGCGGCCGGGTAGTTAAAATCTCCAATGGGCCTTATGCGGGGGTGGAGGGTGGGGGGCCGGAGTATGAAACTCTGGCGATGATGGGTTCCCTGTGTCTGATCGAGGACTTAGAGGCGATTGCCCTGGCCAATGAGCTGTGCAATAAATACGGGATGGATACAATTTCCACCGGGGCGGTGATCGCCTTTGCTATGGAGTGTTATGAGCGCGGTCTCTTAACGGCCCAGGATGCCGGCGGAGTTTCCCTTGAATGGGGTTCGGCCGAGGCTCTGATTGAACTGGTACACCAGATCGGGCAGAGAAAGGGTTTGGGCGATTTGTTGGCGGAAGGGGTGAAACAGGCGTCCGAACGCATGGGAGAGGCCACCAGGGAATTTGCCCTCCATGTTAAGGGGCTGGAACCACCGGCCCACGATCCCAGGGCCTTCAATTCCCTGGCGGTGGCTTACGCTACTTCGAACAGGGGTGCCTGCCACCTGCAGGGTCTTAGCCACCCCTTTGAAATCAGGGTTACCTTGCCGGAAATCGGCTACCTGGAGCCACTAGACCGGTTTGCGGTGAAAGGGAAAGGAGAACTTACGGCCACCTTGCAAAACCTGATGTCGATGTGCGATTCCCTGAAAATATGCAAATTTGCTGTGATCGGTGGGGCCAGCTTAACCCACTTGGTACACTGGCTGAACCTGATTACAGGCTGGGATCAAGGCATCGAGGAATTCCTTAAAACCGGTGAGCGGCTTTACAACCTGAAACGGATGTATAATGTCCGGATGGGCATTACCAGAAAAGACGATACCCTGCCGGAGCGGCTGTTGTCTTTAAAAAGGGGTACCGGAGGCGCGGCGGTAAACCTGCCCCCCTTGGAGGAAATGCTGGCTGATTACTACCGGCACCGGGGCTGGGATGAGTCCGGCATTCCGTTGCCGTCTAAATTGGAGGAACTTAATCTTCATTGGATTTTTGCTGATTGAGACTAACGGCTGACGGTACTTTCATTTTATCGGCTTATTTGCGGACAATTCAACTGGCATAGGCTTCAGAGGGGGTTTGTTTCCCCGCTGAAGCCTAGAGGTTAACGGAACGCGGAATCTCCCCAATTATGGAAGAAAACGAAGCCAGGGGTTGAGAATAAGAGGTGCATTAT
This sequence is a window from Syntrophomonadaceae bacterium. Protein-coding genes within it:
- a CDS encoding aldehyde ferredoxin oxidoreductase family protein; amino-acid sequence: MQGYHGKVLLIDLSEGTSVKKEVTKDDVQKYIGGSGLAAKLLYEETGPETDPLGPENLLILMTGPYTGTKVPTSGRHAVVSKSPQTGIWAESDIGGSWGTALKGAGIDGLLIKGIAPKPVYIWIDEGNVEIRQADHLWGKDTYQLDNLIKEETHPKAEITSIGPAGEKMVKFASIMSDGKDGRAAGRSGVGAVMGAKKLKAIAVKGSLPTTIARPEELQQSIKELLPVLTANTKARRDFGTAGTVISAEDIGDLPVKNWRQGSWKEGAAKISGQRMAETILTGRYYCGSCVIGCGRVVKISNGPYAGVEGGGPEYETLAMMGSLCLIEDLEAIALANELCNKYGMDTISTGAVIAFAMECYERGLLTAQDAGGVSLEWGSAEALIELVHQIGQRKGLGDLLAEGVKQASERMGEATREFALHVKGLEPPAHDPRAFNSLAVAYATSNRGACHLQGLSHPFEIRVTLPEIGYLEPLDRFAVKGKGELTATLQNLMSMCDSLKICKFAVIGGASLTHLVHWLNLITGWDQGIEEFLKTGERLYNLKRMYNVRMGITRKDDTLPERLLSLKRGTGGAAVNLPPLEEMLADYYRHRGWDESGIPLPSKLEELNLHWIFAD